A region of the Microbacterium sp. SL75 genome:
TCGCCGTGCGGGTCGGCATCGGTCGAAGTGCTCACAGGTGCGGCACCCCCTCGGACGCGGTGTAGTACACCGCGTGCCGGTAGTTCTTTCCGGCCGGCGACTCGAAGAACGCGCCCTTGGCTCCGGGGTCGCTGGTGGTCACGGCATCCGAGGGGACGACCCAGACCGACACACCCTCACCGCGACGGGTGTACAGGTCGCGGGCGTTACGGACGGCGAGTTCTGCATCGGGTGCGTGGAGCGAGCCGACGTGCACGTGGCTGAGGCCGCGGTTCGCGCGCACGAAGACCTCCCAGAGCGGCCAGGTCTCAACGGGGGTCCCGCCGGGGGTGGCCATCAGGCGGCCGCCTTCGCGTTCTTCTTCGCCGCGTACGCCGCGGCCGCCTCGCGCACCCACGCGCCCTCTTCGTGGGCATCGCGTCGGTGCTGGCGACGCATCGTGTTGAGGGGGCCGCGGCCCGCGAGCACCTCGTGGAACTCGGTCCAGTCGATCTCGCCCATGTCGTACTCGCCCGTCTCGTCGTTGAACCGCAGCTCGGGGTCGGGCAGGGTCACCCCCAGCACCGCCGCCTGCGGCACCAGCATCGAGACGAACCGCTGGCGCAGGACATCGTTGCTGAACCGCTTAATGTTCCACGCCATCGACTGCGCCGAGTTGGGCGAATCGTCGTCCGGGGGCCCGAACATCATCAGGCTCGGCCAGTACCAGCGGTCGACGGCATCCTGCGCCATCCGACGCTGCTCGTCGGTGCCCTGCATGAGGGTGAGCAGGATCTCGAACCCCTGGCGCTGGTGGAACGACTCCTCCTTGCAGATGCGCACCATGGCGCGACCGTACGGACCGTACGAGGCGCGGCACAGGGGCACCTGGTTGCAGATCGCGGCGCCGTCGACGAGCCAGCCGATCGCTCCCATGTCCGCCCAGGTCGGGGTCGGGTAGTTGAAGATCGAGGAGTAGCGCGCCTTGCCGTCGACGAGCTGCTGCGTCATCTCGTCGCGCGTGATGCCGAGGGTCTGCGCGGCGGAGTAGAGGTAGAGGCCGTGCCCCGCCTCGTCCTGCACTTTCGCGAGCAGGATCGACTTGCGCTTGAGGCTCGGGGCGCGGGTGATCCACGCCCCCTCCGGCTGCATCCCGATGATCTCGGAGTGCGCGTGCTGCGAGATCTGCCGGATGAGCGTGCGACGGTAGCCGTCCGGCATCCAGTCCCGCGGTTCGATCCGGCCGTCGGCCTCGATGAGGGCGTCGAACATCGCCTCGCCGTCCAGGGCATCCGTGGGGGGTGCGGTCATCGTCATCGTCGACTCCTTTTACAGACCGATCGTTCAGTAAAACTGTAGCCGAGGGGGTCGCGGACCGCAACGGCCGTGACCCCGAACCCCGATCTCGGCGGCGCCATGCGCGCGCGAGCCTACGACCGGGCGCGGGTGGTCGTCGGGCCCGCACCAGATCGACCGGGTGCGGTCCCGACGATGCGCCGCGTCTTCGGCGGTCGTCGCCCTCAGCGCAGGTCGTACACCCGCTTGTACTTCCCCTCGCTGCGCGGGAGGACACCGGGCTCCTCGACACAGACGTCGACGCTCGTGCCGATGAGCACCTTGATGCGCTGCCGCAGTACGACGCCCGCCGCCTCGCACACCTCGCGCTCCAGGGCCGGGTGCCTCTCGATGCGGACGGTCATGGCATCCATCCGCCCCTCGCGGCGCAGCTCGAGCACGAAGTGCGGGGTGAGCTTCTCGATGCCGAGCACGATCTCCTCGATCTGCGTCGGGAAGAGATTCACCCCGCGCAGGATGATCATGTCGTCGTTGCGTCCGGTGATCTTCTCGATGCGGCGCATGGCCGGGAACGCGGTGCCGGGCTGCAGGCGGGTGAGATCGCGCGTACGGTAGCGGATGACCGGGAACGCCTCCTTGGTGAGGGAGGTGAAGACCAGTTCGCCGAGATTGCCATCGGCCACGGGCTCCCCCGTATCGCCGTCGATCGTCTCGGGGAGGAAGTGGTCCTCCCAGATGTGCGGGCCGTCCTTGGTGAGCGCACTCTCGGAGGCCACGCCCGGGCCCATCACCTCGCTCAGGCCGTAGATGTCGACGGCGGTGAGGTCGAGACGACGCTCGATCTCGCGGCGCATCTCGTTGGTCCATGGTTCGGCCCCGAGGACGGCGACCCGAAGCGACGTCGAGCGCGGGTCGATGCCCGCGGACTCGAGCGCGTCCGCGATGGTCAAGAGGTAACTGGGCGTGCAGAGGATGGCATCGGGTGCGAAGTCCTGGATGAGCTGCGCCTGGCGTGCCGTCTGCCCACCCGACATCGGAATGACCGTCGCGCCGAGGCGTTCGATGCCCGCGTGCGCGCCGAGGCCGCCGGTGAACAACCCGTACCCGTAGGCGTTGTGGACGCGATCGCCGGGGCGGATGCCGGCGGCAGACAGCGAGCGCGCGACGAGGTCGGCCCAGCGGTCGAGGTCGCCGCCGGTGTAGCCGACGACCGTGGGGCGCCCGGTCGTGCCCGACGAGGCGTGGATGCGGCGAACATCCGCCATCGGCACCGCGAACATGCCGAAGGGATACGTCTCGCGCAGGTCGGCCTTTGTCGTGAAGGGCAGCAGGCGGATGTCGTCGAGGCTGCGGATGTCGTCGGGGTGCACACCCGCCTCGTCGAACTTGTGCCGGTACAGGGCGACGTTCTCGTAGGCGTGGCGGACCGTCCACTGCAGGCGCTCGAGCTGCAGCGCGCGCAGGTTCTCGAGCGCGATGCCGGCCGGGTCGACGGATGCCAGAAGGCCGGGGCGCGAGGAAACGGTCACGGTCATCGGAACACCTCCGTGGTGGAGAGCGCGGCGTTGCGCTCGGGGGCGGGGTCGTGGGGTGTGCGGGGGTCGGTCGCGCGCGCGGGGTCGGGGTCGGTCGCGCGCGCACCCTCAGCGATCTGCACATCCTCAGTCGCGGTCGCGGCGTGTGGCGCTGAGCTTGTGCGAATCGCTGAGGTTGCGGCGGCGGGCGTCGGCGGGCGCCGATCCGTCGTGATGCTCCGGCCGCGTACCTCGGCGACCAGGTCGCCGCTCTCGTCGGTGACGCGGATGTC
Encoded here:
- the paaB gene encoding 1,2-phenylacetyl-CoA epoxidase subunit PaaB; protein product: MATPGGTPVETWPLWEVFVRANRGLSHVHVGSLHAPDAELAVRNARDLYTRRGEGVSVWVVPSDAVTTSDPGAKGAFFESPAGKNYRHAVYYTASEGVPHL
- the paaA gene encoding 1,2-phenylacetyl-CoA epoxidase subunit PaaA, with amino-acid sequence MTMTAPPTDALDGEAMFDALIEADGRIEPRDWMPDGYRRTLIRQISQHAHSEIIGMQPEGAWITRAPSLKRKSILLAKVQDEAGHGLYLYSAAQTLGITRDEMTQQLVDGKARYSSIFNYPTPTWADMGAIGWLVDGAAICNQVPLCRASYGPYGRAMVRICKEESFHQRQGFEILLTLMQGTDEQRRMAQDAVDRWYWPSLMMFGPPDDDSPNSAQSMAWNIKRFSNDVLRQRFVSMLVPQAAVLGVTLPDPELRFNDETGEYDMGEIDWTEFHEVLAGRGPLNTMRRQHRRDAHEEGAWVREAAAAYAAKKNAKAAA
- the paaK gene encoding phenylacetate--CoA ligase PaaK, which translates into the protein MTVTVSSRPGLLASVDPAGIALENLRALQLERLQWTVRHAYENVALYRHKFDEAGVHPDDIRSLDDIRLLPFTTKADLRETYPFGMFAVPMADVRRIHASSGTTGRPTVVGYTGGDLDRWADLVARSLSAAGIRPGDRVHNAYGYGLFTGGLGAHAGIERLGATVIPMSGGQTARQAQLIQDFAPDAILCTPSYLLTIADALESAGIDPRSTSLRVAVLGAEPWTNEMRREIERRLDLTAVDIYGLSEVMGPGVASESALTKDGPHIWEDHFLPETIDGDTGEPVADGNLGELVFTSLTKEAFPVIRYRTRDLTRLQPGTAFPAMRRIEKITGRNDDMIILRGVNLFPTQIEEIVLGIEKLTPHFVLELRREGRMDAMTVRIERHPALEREVCEAAGVVLRQRIKVLIGTSVDVCVEEPGVLPRSEGKYKRVYDLR